Proteins from a single region of Massilibacterium senegalense:
- the bacA gene encoding undecaprenyl-diphosphate phosphatase gives MEDIIIALILGIVEGLTEFAPVSSTGHLILVGHLLHFEGLRAATFEIVIQLGSILAVVVVFWQRLLSLIGVGPIAQENKQHTSHLRLVHIIIGILPFFIGGFLFHDFIKTTLFSPKTVVIGLVAGGILMIFAEVFHKNRTEVRGLDSISYKQALLMGLFQCLALWPGFSRSGSTISGGLIVGLNRKTASEFTFILALPIMFAATVKDLYDSWSYLQVSDIPLFVTGFLTAFVVALFAIRFFLSLIAKVNLIPFAIYRFFLALAFWIFIL, from the coding sequence ATGGAAGATATCATTATCGCCCTTATTTTAGGGATTGTCGAAGGATTAACCGAATTTGCTCCAGTTTCTTCTACTGGGCATTTAATATTAGTAGGACACTTGCTTCATTTTGAAGGGCTCCGAGCTGCTACATTTGAAATTGTCATTCAATTAGGCTCGATTTTAGCCGTTGTCGTTGTCTTTTGGCAGCGATTATTAAGTTTAATTGGTGTTGGACCAATTGCACAAGAAAACAAACAACACACTTCTCATTTACGCCTTGTTCATATTATAATCGGTATTTTACCGTTTTTCATCGGCGGATTTTTATTCCATGATTTTATTAAAACAACATTATTTTCTCCAAAAACGGTTGTCATTGGTTTAGTTGCCGGTGGGATATTAATGATTTTCGCGGAAGTTTTTCATAAAAATCGTACCGAGGTGAGGGGACTTGATTCGATTTCATACAAACAAGCATTGTTAATGGGATTGTTTCAATGTTTAGCATTATGGCCAGGTTTTTCTCGGTCTGGTTCGACCATTTCTGGTGGATTAATAGTAGGCTTAAATCGAAAAACGGCTTCAGAGTTTACATTTATTTTAGCTTTACCTATTATGTTTGCAGCAACAGTAAAAGACCTCTATGATAGCTGGTCGTATTTGCAAGTAAGTGATATCCCTTTATTTGTCACTGGTTTCCTTACGGCGTTTGTCGTTGCACTATTTGCTATCCGATTCTTTTTATCACTTATTGCAAAAGTAAACTTAATTCCATTTGCCATTTATCGTTTTTTCTTAGCACTTGCATTTTGGATTTTTATTTTGTAA
- a CDS encoding lysylphosphatidylglycerol synthase domain-containing protein — protein sequence MKVQQKKWISTIAKICFSLSVLSFVCYQGKKELDNLSIEESIKIFKSLSSIQFFSAVFLGISAVFIMFFYDVLLVRSLKISISLSKIFRVSWVANTLNGILGFGGLIGAGVRFLLYKGHTTNPMKLIQGVAWMTMAMMSGLSFLSFLVAINFFHGQPLLHSNAWLYFVLAGVVLFLPFYIISSHIKGKNIATPRLTLQYTVVSSLEWLAAATVAYFCLSMVGGEVQLLTFYGIFFLSSVAGLLSLIPGGFGAFDIMLLVGLQTLGLDEEIVLTSIFLYRLVYYLIPFIIGLLLGTVEVIRATFRPAQ from the coding sequence GTGAAAGTACAACAGAAAAAGTGGATATCTACAATCGCCAAAATATGTTTCTCTTTAAGCGTGTTGAGTTTTGTATGTTATCAAGGAAAAAAAGAACTCGACAACCTTTCGATAGAGGAGTCTATCAAAATCTTCAAATCATTGTCTTCCATTCAATTTTTTTCTGCGGTATTTTTAGGAATAAGCGCTGTATTTATCATGTTTTTTTATGATGTATTACTCGTACGTTCGTTGAAAATATCGATTTCTTTATCAAAAATATTCCGAGTTTCATGGGTTGCCAATACGTTAAATGGCATTTTAGGATTTGGCGGCTTAATCGGAGCTGGAGTACGTTTTCTTTTATACAAAGGACACACTACAAATCCAATGAAATTAATTCAAGGGGTTGCCTGGATGACGATGGCCATGATGAGTGGCTTATCTTTTTTATCTTTTTTAGTCGCCATTAATTTTTTTCATGGACAACCGTTATTACATTCAAATGCATGGCTTTATTTCGTTTTAGCTGGTGTGGTGTTATTTTTACCATTTTATATTATTTCTTCTCACATAAAAGGAAAAAATATTGCAACACCTCGTTTAACACTCCAATATACAGTTGTTTCGTCTCTAGAATGGTTAGCAGCAGCTACCGTTGCTTACTTCTGCTTATCTATGGTTGGTGGTGAAGTTCAACTGCTAACATTTTACGGTATATTTTTTCTTTCTTCTGTAGCCGGTTTACTTAGTTTAATTCCAGGTGGATTTGGTGCGTTTGATATTATGCTTTTAGTAGGACTTCAAACGCTAGGATTAGATGAAGAAATTGTCTTAACAAGTATATTCTTATATCGACTCGTATATTACTTGATTCCCTTTATAATCGGGTTATTATTAGGAACAGTAGAAGTGATTCGTGCCACATTTCGTCCTGCCCAATAA
- a CDS encoding HAD family hydrolase, with product MSLENVDVLVFDLDGTLYDDDQQFFHLKEELKKQITNDNHEKFDHDYDSIINRTHSLQVGTVYDVMRQWIIHHSNHTVTNVFDWNGAPIPQKKWPKEYEQSFPIKTDTLFPIGDIWELLGVAAFYYKIDTKQFLQSFFATRRYMMSDHFKMTPIQQIDATFAKLYHTKKVVLMTNSSEEDGRAILKKIGIHDYFHHYIFSAKKPIHTQEHLINIQKMYDVPYNRILSIGDNFVNEIIPAKQLNCKTICIDPFQIGNPSFIDLHLENPQELIPALHQML from the coding sequence ATGAGCTTAGAAAACGTAGATGTACTCGTTTTTGATTTAGACGGTACACTTTATGATGATGATCAGCAGTTTTTTCATTTAAAAGAAGAATTAAAAAAGCAAATAACAAACGATAATCATGAAAAATTTGATCATGATTATGATTCGATTATTAACCGCACACATTCTTTACAAGTAGGGACGGTCTATGATGTGATGCGTCAATGGATTATCCATCACTCCAATCATACAGTAACGAACGTTTTTGATTGGAATGGAGCCCCAATCCCTCAAAAAAAATGGCCAAAAGAATATGAACAATCATTCCCTATCAAAACAGATACACTGTTCCCTATTGGTGATATATGGGAATTGTTAGGAGTTGCTGCTTTTTATTACAAAATTGATACAAAACAATTTTTACAATCTTTTTTTGCAACACGTCGTTATATGATGAGTGATCATTTTAAAATGACACCTATTCAGCAAATAGATGCAACTTTTGCTAAACTATATCATACAAAAAAAGTCGTATTAATGACAAACAGTTCAGAAGAAGATGGACGAGCTATTCTAAAAAAAATCGGCATTCACGATTATTTTCATCATTACATCTTTAGTGCAAAAAAACCAATTCATACACAAGAACATTTAATAAACATTCAAAAAATGTACGATGTCCCGTATAACCGTATTTTATCAATCGGAGATAATTTCGTGAATGAAATTATTCCTGCTAAACAATTAAACTGTAAAACGATTTGTATTGATCCGTTCCAAATTGGAAATCCTTCCTTTATTGATCTCCATTTGGAAAATCCGCAAGAATTAATTCCTGCGCTTCATCAAATGTTATAA
- a CDS encoding metal ABC transporter ATP-binding protein has protein sequence MKAVEVDHLTVAYHKKAVLQNVSFYVPAGKLMGIVGPNGAGKSTLIKSILEFMPKVSGTIKILDQSYSPKNKKVGYVPQRGSVDWDFPTSALDVVLMGRYGHVGWFHRPSKLDKEKAMRCLEKVGMSVYANRQISQLSGGQQQRIFLARALAQEADVYFMDEPFVGVDAATEKAIIALLNELKEEGKTVLVVHHDLQTVPEYFDWTLLLNRMVIGFGPTKDVFTLEHLQQTYGGQLTFLQNKQAIVQS, from the coding sequence ATGAAAGCGGTAGAGGTTGATCATTTAACCGTCGCATATCATAAAAAAGCAGTCTTACAAAATGTTTCGTTTTATGTACCAGCAGGAAAGTTAATGGGGATTGTAGGGCCGAATGGTGCTGGAAAATCTACACTTATTAAATCGATTCTTGAGTTTATGCCAAAAGTGTCCGGAACAATTAAAATTTTGGATCAGTCCTATTCACCAAAAAATAAAAAAGTAGGTTATGTTCCACAACGTGGTTCAGTTGATTGGGATTTCCCAACGAGCGCTTTGGATGTTGTCTTGATGGGGCGTTACGGCCATGTTGGTTGGTTTCATCGTCCGTCTAAATTAGATAAAGAAAAAGCAATGAGATGTTTGGAAAAAGTGGGGATGAGTGTATATGCAAATCGACAAATTAGTCAATTGTCAGGGGGACAACAACAACGAATTTTTCTTGCTCGTGCTCTGGCTCAAGAAGCAGATGTGTATTTTATGGATGAACCATTTGTGGGAGTTGATGCAGCTACTGAAAAAGCAATTATTGCCCTCTTAAATGAATTAAAAGAAGAAGGGAAAACAGTATTAGTTGTGCATCATGATTTACAAACAGTTCCAGAATACTTTGATTGGACATTACTTTTAAATCGAATGGTCATTGGATTTGGTCCAACAAAAGATGTGTTTACATTGGAACATTTACAACAAACATACGGTGGACAGCTTACTTTTTTACAAAATAAACAGGCGATTGTACAGTCATGA
- a CDS encoding DMT family transporter — translation MKDQLLKGALLCLIASVSWGAMFPVADRSFRYIDPFYFTIIRYSAVTILLLVVLWIKEGKQAFKLEGKGLSLWFFGTMAFAVYNLLVFWGQHMLGQSGVILASIMEALMPMISVILLWVYKKHRPQRFTMLCIIAAFIGVFLVITKGDVTSFFVGGAQIVPVLLIFIGVLGWVVYTLGGNHFSDWSALRYSTLSCLFGTATAGIVVAITTWVGYTPVPTMSNLVKITPEMLFMIIFPGFIALLGWNIGVSILTPINGILFINFVPITTFVISMMQGYQMTIFDFVGTLLVIIALVSNNIYQRNELSKLTRRQTVQ, via the coding sequence TTGCAAGTGTATCTTGGGGGGCGATGTTTCCTGTAGCAGATCGTTCTTTTCGCTACATTGATCCATTCTACTTTACGATTATCCGCTATTCGGCAGTTACAATTTTATTACTTGTAGTGTTATGGATTAAAGAAGGAAAGCAAGCATTTAAGCTAGAAGGAAAAGGTTTATCGCTTTGGTTTTTTGGGACAATGGCATTTGCTGTTTATAATTTGCTAGTATTTTGGGGACAACATATGTTAGGACAATCGGGCGTTATTTTAGCATCTATCATGGAAGCGTTAATGCCGATGATTTCTGTTATTTTACTTTGGGTGTATAAAAAACATCGTCCACAACGTTTTACGATGTTATGCATTATTGCAGCATTTATTGGGGTATTCCTTGTCATTACGAAAGGGGATGTGACGAGCTTTTTTGTTGGCGGTGCTCAAATTGTTCCTGTCTTACTTATTTTTATTGGTGTGTTAGGTTGGGTAGTGTATACGTTAGGTGGCAATCATTTTAGCGATTGGTCTGCTCTTCGCTATTCCACGTTAAGTTGTTTATTTGGGACAGCAACTGCTGGTATAGTCGTCGCAATTACAACATGGGTTGGATATACACCTGTACCAACAATGAGTAATCTAGTGAAAATTACACCAGAAATGTTATTTATGATTATATTCCCAGGGTTTATCGCATTGTTGGGTTGGAATATTGGAGTAAGTATTTTAACGCCAATTAACGGTATTTTATTTATTAACTTTGTACCTATTACAACGTTTGTTATCTCCATGATGCAAGGATATCAAATGACTATTTTTGATTTTGTCGGAACTCTTCTCGTGATTATTGCATTAGTAAGTAATAATATTTATCAAAGAAATGAGTTATCTAAATTAACTCGTCGACAAACTGTTCAATAA
- a CDS encoding AI-2E family transporter, with translation MLKKLASTHTLRLLSAILLILLIILVGMQVNFIFNPIVIFVNTFFVPVLLAGTFCYLLIPLVEWLTKYVKKRSRAVILVFFSFIGLFVLTISQLIPALVVQIQQLMKALPSMFSGVRGHVKDWQLYINSHPEIEQYITDWLEKNQWKDKVAVVAQSVLDGTFSLLSGSISVVFTIFASFFILFFMLYDGPRFPKTFSKLFPTTYQPQLILMLKDVHTVLLSYLKGQVIVSFCVGVMAFIGYAIIGLDYALLLAFIAFLTNFIPYFGPFLGAVPAVVLAFLQEPVMALYAIIVMVVAQQIDSNIISPYVQGKTLQMHPLTIFIVLLVAGNIAGLVGVMFGIPFYAAAKTIFHHVRKMIQIRKEQMEEAPVENVKS, from the coding sequence ATGCTAAAAAAGTTAGCAAGTACGCATACATTACGCTTATTAAGTGCTATTTTACTTATTCTATTAATTATTTTAGTAGGTATGCAAGTGAATTTTATTTTTAATCCAATTGTTATTTTTGTCAATACTTTTTTTGTTCCCGTATTATTAGCAGGAACCTTTTGTTATTTGTTAATTCCCTTAGTAGAATGGTTGACGAAATATGTAAAAAAACGAAGTCGAGCTGTGATACTTGTATTCTTCAGTTTTATTGGATTGTTTGTTCTTACTATTTCACAATTAATTCCCGCCTTAGTCGTGCAAATTCAACAATTGATGAAAGCACTCCCTAGTATGTTTAGTGGGGTTCGTGGTCATGTGAAAGATTGGCAATTGTACATCAATAGTCATCCAGAGATTGAACAGTATATTACAGATTGGTTAGAAAAAAATCAATGGAAAGATAAAGTAGCAGTCGTTGCACAATCCGTATTAGATGGAACATTTAGTCTTTTATCGGGTTCCATTTCAGTTGTATTTACGATTTTTGCGTCGTTTTTTATTTTATTTTTCATGTTATATGACGGACCAAGGTTTCCAAAAACGTTTTCGAAGCTTTTTCCTACAACCTATCAACCACAGCTTATTTTAATGTTAAAAGATGTACATACCGTGTTGCTAAGTTATTTAAAAGGACAAGTGATTGTTAGTTTTTGTGTCGGAGTGATGGCGTTTATTGGATATGCAATTATCGGTTTAGATTATGCTTTATTGCTTGCGTTTATCGCATTTTTAACGAACTTTATTCCTTACTTTGGTCCGTTTTTAGGTGCTGTTCCTGCTGTTGTGTTAGCCTTTTTACAAGAACCAGTAATGGCACTTTATGCGATTATTGTCATGGTGGTTGCACAACAAATTGATTCGAATATTATTTCTCCATACGTTCAAGGAAAAACATTACAAATGCACCCGTTAACCATTTTTATCGTGTTATTAGTAGCAGGAAATATTGCCGGCCTTGTCGGAGTTATGTTTGGGATTCCGTTTTATGCAGCAGCAAAAACTATTTTTCATCATGTACGAAAGATGATACAAATAAGGAAGGAACAAATGGAAGAAGCACCAGTAGAAAATGTAAAGAGTTGA
- a CDS encoding metal ABC transporter solute-binding protein, Zn/Mn family yields the protein MNKKILMAMMAFVISFIGLIGCTNEESAKNKKETLIVTATTSQVADAVKNIGGEYVTVVSLMGPGVDPHLYKATQSDIKKLQEADIIFYNGLHLEGKMTDVLAKMDKEKPTYAIAEQIDKSLLKEDKEDVRIVDPHVWFDIDLWTEAVKQVEEGLIGLDPDHKEQYQKNAKQYYEELAALKEYAKERLETIPKEQRVLVTAHDAFGYFGDAYDMEVMGLQGLSTDAEYGIKDVQKLVDVLVNRQVKAVFIESSISEKSIQAVIEGAKKKNHNVVIGGELFSDAMGEERTEEGTYVGMYKHNVDTIVQSLK from the coding sequence ATGAATAAAAAAATATTAATGGCAATGATGGCGTTTGTGATTAGTTTTATTGGTTTAATTGGATGCACAAATGAAGAAAGTGCAAAAAATAAAAAAGAAACGTTAATCGTGACGGCAACTACTAGTCAGGTGGCAGATGCTGTGAAAAATATTGGTGGTGAATATGTAACAGTTGTTAGTTTGATGGGACCAGGTGTTGATCCTCATTTATATAAAGCAACACAAAGTGATATAAAAAAACTGCAAGAAGCAGATATTATTTTTTATAATGGTTTACATTTAGAAGGGAAAATGACAGATGTCCTTGCAAAGATGGATAAAGAAAAACCAACGTATGCGATTGCAGAACAAATTGACAAGTCTTTATTAAAAGAAGATAAGGAAGATGTTCGTATAGTTGATCCACATGTATGGTTTGATATTGATCTTTGGACAGAAGCCGTGAAGCAAGTAGAAGAAGGATTAATAGGATTAGACCCTGATCATAAAGAACAGTATCAAAAAAATGCAAAGCAGTATTATGAAGAATTAGCAGCGTTAAAAGAATATGCAAAAGAACGACTTGAAACTATTCCAAAAGAACAGCGGGTACTTGTAACTGCACATGATGCCTTTGGTTATTTTGGTGATGCTTATGACATGGAGGTAATGGGTTTACAAGGATTGAGTACGGATGCAGAGTATGGAATAAAAGATGTGCAAAAATTAGTAGATGTATTGGTAAATCGTCAAGTAAAAGCAGTGTTTATTGAATCCAGTATATCTGAAAAATCGATTCAAGCCGTAATAGAAGGAGCAAAAAAGAAAAATCACAACGTTGTGATTGGAGGAGAATTATTTTCAGATGCAATGGGAGAAGAGAGGACGGAAGAAGGAACATATGTAGGTATGTACAAACATAATGTTGATACAATTGTTCAATCTTTAAAATAA
- a CDS encoding metal ABC transporter permease: protein MLLDANTQWVLISTLLLGIASGVLGSFAYLRKQSLIGDAVAHASLPGIALAFLLIGEKNLLFLIIGATVTGLLATYLIQKITLYSRLKEDTAIALILSVFFGMGILLLTKIAQTPSGNKSGLDSFIFGKAASLVGTDVIVMTSTAFSIVVVTLLLFKELKVATFDPAFAKGIGLPVGFLNFLFLSLLVLTVVVGIQAVGVILMAALLITPALAARYWTDSLEIMVSISGAIGAVSGVMGTLISTLRTGLPTGPFIVLTATTLFVISMLFAPKRGLIAKRVRRQENDKRLLKESLLVFLYSLSREQVSALSYQDASSSFYMKGKAFNKLVALLEEEQWIVTTLDMIMLTEEGKQTAEKLKIIQTLEQLQEMYPNEFMKVESREQLIEKNFQSLQQMVKKVKASYPFMKAE, encoded by the coding sequence GTGTTATTAGATGCTAATACACAATGGGTTTTAATAAGTACGCTTCTTCTTGGTATTGCGAGTGGAGTTTTAGGGAGCTTTGCTTACTTAAGAAAGCAAAGTTTAATTGGTGATGCGGTTGCTCATGCTTCCTTACCCGGTATTGCATTAGCCTTTTTATTGATTGGTGAAAAAAATCTTTTATTTTTAATAATTGGGGCTACCGTAACAGGATTGCTTGCTACTTATTTGATTCAAAAAATTACACTGTATTCTCGGTTAAAAGAAGATACAGCTATTGCTCTAATATTATCTGTGTTTTTTGGAATGGGTATTTTACTTTTAACAAAAATAGCCCAAACTCCTTCTGGAAATAAAAGTGGATTAGATAGTTTTATTTTTGGAAAGGCAGCATCTTTAGTCGGTACTGATGTTATTGTGATGACATCAACTGCTTTTAGTATTGTAGTGGTTACATTACTTTTATTTAAGGAATTGAAAGTAGCAACATTTGATCCTGCGTTTGCAAAAGGAATTGGATTACCAGTTGGTTTTTTAAACTTTTTATTTCTATCGCTTCTCGTTTTAACAGTTGTTGTCGGTATTCAAGCAGTTGGTGTGATTTTAATGGCAGCTTTACTTATTACGCCAGCACTCGCTGCAAGATATTGGACTGATTCATTAGAAATAATGGTATCCATTTCGGGAGCAATAGGTGCTGTATCTGGTGTCATGGGGACATTGATTAGTACATTACGCACGGGGCTTCCAACTGGACCTTTTATTGTTTTAACTGCAACTACTCTATTTGTTATTTCGATGTTATTTGCTCCGAAACGGGGTTTAATTGCCAAAAGAGTGCGGAGACAAGAAAATGATAAACGTTTATTAAAAGAATCATTGCTTGTTTTTTTGTATAGTTTGTCAAGGGAACAAGTATCAGCTCTTTCTTATCAAGATGCTTCGTCTTCATTTTATATGAAAGGGAAGGCATTTAATAAATTAGTAGCGTTATTAGAAGAAGAACAATGGATTGTTACTACGTTGGATATGATAATGCTAACAGAAGAAGGGAAACAAACAGCAGAAAAATTAAAAATTATCCAAACGTTAGAGCAACTTCAAGAAATGTATCCGAACGAGTTCATGAAAGTAGAAAGTAGAGAACAATTAATCGAAAAAAATTTTCAGTCGTTACAACAAATGGTAAA